GTCTGCGATTCCACCTGGATCGCCGCAAGGTGGGTCTGCTCTATCAACTCATCGATGTCCTGAATGGACTGCCTCTGGAGGTCCCGCCCTCGATCGAGCAACCTGGACAACGTGTCTGCACCCCTTCGCCCGCCCCATGACGCGCATCGGCCTGATCGACTACGGGATGGGCAACCTGCACTCAGTGCAGCGGGCCTTTGAACGGCTCGGCTGTGAGGTGCGGATCCTGCAGCAGGCCGAAGCCATGCAGGACTGCCAGGCCCTCGTACTCCCCGGCGTGGGTGCGTTTGACCCGGCCATGGAACGGCTGAACGCCTCTGGACTGGTGCCGGCAATCAAGACCTGGTGCAAGACAGGGCGCCCGTTGCTTGGAATTTGCCTGGGGTTGCAGCTGCTCTTTGAGGGCAGTGATGAAGGATCAGCCGCTGGCCTTGGTCTACTCGCGGGGCACATTGCAGCACTCCCCAAAGTTCCAGGGCACCCGATTCCCCACATGGGCTGGGAAGCCTTGATTCCAGGGACGCCCTCCCCGCTCCTGCCTGAGGGATCCCCCGAGAGCTGGGTGTACTTCGTGCACTCCTTCGCGGCGCAACCCAGCGACCCCAGCTGTGTGACCGCCTTGGTCTCCTTCGCGGGCCAGCCCGTCACGGCCGCGGTCTGGCAAGGCAGCGTTGGCGCCTGCCAATTCCACCCAGAAAAATCCTCTGAAGCCGGCGAGCAGCTGCTGCGGCTCTGGCTCAGCTGGGTCGAGGCCCAGGCATGAGCCTGCGGCTCAGCGGGGGACGCAAACTGCAGAGTCCCCCTGGAGAGATCGCCAGGCCGACCGCCTCGCGGGTCCGCCTGGCGGTCATGAACATGCTGGCGGCGGAGCTTCCTGGCGCCCACTGGCTGGATCTCTTCTGCGGCAGTGGCGTCATGGGCTGCGAAGCCCTCCTAAGGGGCGCATCCCAGGTCGTAGCAGTCGAGCAGGACCGGTGCGTCAGTGCGATCGCTCGCAGCAATTTGGAGACGGTGGCCTCCAGCCTGGAGCCGCGGCCAACCCTGCACGTCGTCCAACAGGAGGTCCTTCGCTGGCTAGACGCACCCCAGGGGGAGGGCTTCGATCTGGTCTATGCGGATCCCCCCTATGCCGCAGGTCTCTACGAACCCCTCCTGGAGCGGCTGGCCGCAGGGGAGTGGCTTCGGCCCCATGGCCTGGTGCTGCTGGAGCACGCAACAAAAAACCCGCCGGAGCTTCCGGCGGGCTGGGAGGTGGAGAAGCAAAAGCGCTACGGCAGTTGCAGTCTCGTGATGCTTTCACTCTGCTGAGATCAGCCGCCCAGGGCGCTGCCACGGCGGTACTGGTTCCAAGCTGCCACGAACAGGCCAAGCAAGGTCACGGGAATCAGACCGAGCACGATGCCGCAGAGCAGGGGTTCGATCATGGAAGGGCAGCCAGCTTTGGTTGCACAATTCTCCCACGCCCATGGCTGGGTTCGTGACCGATCTGCACCAACCGTGACTGCACAGCCCCCTTCCCCCGCCCAGCAACCCCAGCGGGGACTGATCTCGGCGCTGGTGCTGCTGACGGCGATCTGCGTCACGCTCGTGCTGCTGGTGGTCGTCATCCCCGCCGCCCGCAGCGATCCCTACACCCGCACCACCCTGCAATTGAGCGGCTCCGCGGAGCAGGGAGAACAGCTGTTTCTGCTGAACTGCGCCGGCTGCCACGGGATCGCCGCCCAAGGCTTGGTGGGACCCAACCTCCACAAGGTGGACAACCGCAAGAACAACCGCCAGCTGATCCAGCAGGTCGTGAGCGGACGCACCCCGCCCATGCCCCGCTTCCAGCCCGAACCCCAGGCCATGGCTGACCTCTTGGCCTACCTCCACAGCCTCTCGTGACGCTGGCTGTGGTGCTGGTAGAGCCGGCTGGCCCGCTGAATGTGGGCAGCGTCGCCCGGCTCTGCGCCAACTTCGACGTGGACGCGCTGCGCCTCGTGGCACCCCGCTGCGACCACCTCGGCGAAGAGGCCCGTCGGATGGCCGTGCATGGGGAAGCTCTGCTCGAGCGCGCCCAGCTCTTCCCCACCCTGGAGGCCGCCCTGGCGGATTGCCGGAGGGTGGTGGCCACAAGCGGGCGCATCGAGGAAGAAGCCCTACCGCTAAGCGGCCCTGCTGAGGCCCTGTCCTGGCTGCAGGGGGGCAGCTCCCCAGATACTCCAGCCGCACTGGTGTTTGGCCGGGAAGACCGGGGGCTCAGCAATGGTGAGCTGCTCCAGGCCGGACGGATCCTGCGGCTGGACACCAGCGAGGCCTACGCCTCGATGAACCTCTCCCACGCCGTCGCCGTCTGCCTGCATGAACTGCGGCGTTGCCCGCCAGCGCCGGCAGAACCCCAGCCGGAGCCCTGCCGGCGGGATCAACTGGAGGCCGCCCTGGCGGATGCGGAGGAACTGCTGCTGGAGGTGGGATTCCTCTATCCCCACACCGCCCAGGCACGCCTGGGCAAGGTTCGGGCCCTGCTGCAACGGGCCGAGATCCGCGACGAGGAGGTCGCCCTGCTGCGGGGAATGGTGCGTCAATTGCGTTGGGCATCCCGGCGAGACTGCCCCTAACGTCTGAGCCCAAGCTTCGATCGCTTCCGTGGGCGCAGGTCGGTCACAACGTTCAAACCGCTCCAGCTGGGGTGCACCGGTGCGGTTGGTGCTGCGGCTCCTGGTCATGGGACTCGGGCTCGGGGTGATTGCCGGCACCGGCTTGAAATTGCTCGCCCCAAAACTGGGGCAGGGGGCTGCCCAAGCCGCCAAACCCCAATCGCTGCTAGTCCCCCCCGGGCGACCACTGCCCCGAGGCCTTGCCCTGGGACGCTTCGAACCGCGGCTCCAGCTCACCACCTTAAGCAAGCGCTGGGCCGAACTCGCGGCCCAATACAAGGACCTCACCGTCAGCGGCTACTTGCTGGTGCTGGATGACGGCCGCTTCGCGGAGCTCGCTCCCCAACGCCCCTTACCCGCCGCCAGCTCGATCAAGACCCCGATCCTGCTGGTGGGCCTTGAGGACCTCGATGCCGGCAAG
This DNA window, taken from Synechococcus sp. LTW-R, encodes the following:
- the rsmD gene encoding 16S rRNA (guanine(966)-N(2))-methyltransferase RsmD translates to MSLRLSGGRKLQSPPGEIARPTASRVRLAVMNMLAAELPGAHWLDLFCGSGVMGCEALLRGASQVVAVEQDRCVSAIARSNLETVASSLEPRPTLHVVQQEVLRWLDAPQGEGFDLVYADPPYAAGLYEPLLERLAAGEWLRPHGLVLLEHATKNPPELPAGWEVEKQKRYGSCSLVMLSLC
- the petG gene encoding cytochrome b6-f complex subunit V, whose amino-acid sequence is MIEPLLCGIVLGLIPVTLLGLFVAAWNQYRRGSALGG
- a CDS encoding c-type cytochrome, giving the protein MISALVLLTAICVTLVLLVVVIPAARSDPYTRTTLQLSGSAEQGEQLFLLNCAGCHGIAAQGLVGPNLHKVDNRKNNRQLIQQVVSGRTPPMPRFQPEPQAMADLLAYLHSLS
- a CDS encoding RNA methyltransferase, giving the protein MTLAVVLVEPAGPLNVGSVARLCANFDVDALRLVAPRCDHLGEEARRMAVHGEALLERAQLFPTLEAALADCRRVVATSGRIEEEALPLSGPAEALSWLQGGSSPDTPAALVFGREDRGLSNGELLQAGRILRLDTSEAYASMNLSHAVAVCLHELRRCPPAPAEPQPEPCRRDQLEAALADAEELLLEVGFLYPHTAQARLGKVRALLQRAEIRDEEVALLRGMVRQLRWASRRDCP
- the hisH gene encoding imidazole glycerol phosphate synthase subunit HisH, whose amino-acid sequence is MTRIGLIDYGMGNLHSVQRAFERLGCEVRILQQAEAMQDCQALVLPGVGAFDPAMERLNASGLVPAIKTWCKTGRPLLGICLGLQLLFEGSDEGSAAGLGLLAGHIAALPKVPGHPIPHMGWEALIPGTPSPLLPEGSPESWVYFVHSFAAQPSDPSCVTALVSFAGQPVTAAVWQGSVGACQFHPEKSSEAGEQLLRLWLSWVEAQA